Proteins from a genomic interval of Stenotrophomonas sp. 24(2023):
- a CDS encoding FUSC family protein, with amino-acid sequence MNALLDRQGWLFSIKAYLAAVAALYIAMAGNLSRPYWAMGTVYIVSQPLLGPTRAKGLYRIIGTLVAGVATLVMLPALVETPLLLSAVMSLWLAGCLFLALLNRGPRGYAFLLAGYTTAFIGFPAVTAPDQIFDAVVARSEEIILGTVVAVLFAALVFPASVRPMLTSRIGTWMDDAAQWCRQILERGRAHGPRNRLAADLVQFEALIEFLRRDDPRHAGAAVSMERLRERMLLMLPVLSSIADRLAALRGQGHALPEGLQALVDDIRHWLEQDSTAPLAGYAQLRARISALKPQVDGDLQRQQLASLLLRLEELVDLWQDCRTLHHAIVQGTAPLDPPHYRIRTRGMAESRHVDYGMALFSAISAGVALMSYCVLWIGLGWEGGGSGAMMAAVAAAFFAAQDDPAPSMISFLVWAIVAGFVAGIYLFGVFPAVHDFGALVLVLAVVFLPVGTLLHQPKTALFALPLTVNLVALLNVQNSYSANIQSFVNSAMSIFIGIGFAVVMTRLFRSVGAEWTARRLVRQGWTTLAEAAEGRGQQDRQRFAARMLDLLGLLAPRLAATPEGSDIASVDMLTEARVGLNILQLRRARLDLPERSREAVEHILDDLATHYRRQVAARRPLPGSEGLRERLDASLGRVGSVAASKARDEALMGLVGLRFALFPEAKLLAPELPAAGATSA; translated from the coding sequence ATGAACGCGCTGCTGGACCGCCAGGGCTGGCTGTTCTCGATCAAGGCCTACCTGGCCGCGGTGGCCGCGCTGTACATCGCCATGGCCGGCAACCTGTCGCGCCCGTACTGGGCGATGGGCACGGTGTACATCGTCAGCCAGCCCCTGCTGGGCCCGACCCGGGCCAAGGGCCTGTACCGCATCATCGGCACGCTGGTGGCCGGCGTGGCCACGCTGGTGATGCTGCCGGCACTGGTGGAGACCCCGCTGCTGCTCAGCGCGGTGATGTCGCTGTGGCTGGCCGGCTGCCTGTTCCTGGCCCTGCTCAACCGCGGCCCGCGCGGCTATGCGTTCCTGCTGGCCGGCTACACCACCGCGTTCATCGGCTTCCCGGCGGTGACCGCGCCGGACCAGATCTTCGATGCGGTGGTGGCACGCAGCGAAGAGATCATCCTGGGCACGGTGGTGGCGGTGCTGTTCGCCGCGCTGGTGTTTCCCGCCTCGGTGCGGCCGATGCTGACCAGCCGCATCGGCACCTGGATGGACGATGCCGCGCAGTGGTGCCGGCAGATCCTCGAACGTGGCCGCGCGCATGGCCCGCGCAACCGGCTGGCCGCCGACCTGGTGCAGTTCGAGGCACTGATCGAGTTCCTGCGCCGCGATGATCCGCGCCATGCCGGCGCGGCGGTGTCGATGGAACGGCTGCGCGAACGCATGCTGCTGATGCTGCCGGTGCTGTCGTCGATCGCCGACCGGCTGGCCGCGCTGCGCGGCCAGGGTCACGCGCTGCCGGAGGGCCTGCAGGCGCTGGTGGACGACATCCGCCACTGGCTGGAGCAGGACAGCACCGCGCCGCTGGCGGGCTACGCACAGCTGCGCGCCCGCATCAGCGCACTGAAGCCGCAGGTGGACGGCGACCTGCAGCGCCAGCAGCTGGCCAGCCTGCTGCTGCGCCTGGAGGAGCTGGTGGACCTGTGGCAGGACTGCCGCACGCTGCACCATGCCATCGTGCAGGGCACCGCACCGCTGGACCCGCCGCACTACCGCATCCGCACCCGCGGCATGGCCGAAAGCCGGCACGTGGACTACGGCATGGCGCTCTTTTCGGCCATCAGCGCCGGGGTGGCGCTGATGAGCTACTGCGTGCTGTGGATCGGCCTGGGCTGGGAAGGGGGCGGCAGCGGCGCGATGATGGCCGCGGTGGCCGCCGCGTTCTTCGCCGCGCAGGATGATCCGGCCCCCAGCATGATCTCGTTCCTGGTCTGGGCGATCGTCGCCGGCTTCGTCGCCGGCATCTACCTGTTCGGCGTGTTCCCGGCCGTGCATGATTTCGGTGCACTGGTGCTGGTGCTGGCCGTGGTGTTCCTGCCGGTCGGTACGCTGCTGCACCAGCCCAAGACCGCGCTGTTCGCGCTGCCGCTGACGGTGAACCTGGTGGCCCTGCTGAACGTGCAGAACAGCTACAGCGCCAACATCCAGAGCTTCGTCAATTCGGCCATGTCGATCTTCATCGGCATCGGCTTTGCGGTGGTGATGACGCGGCTGTTCCGTTCGGTCGGCGCCGAGTGGACCGCACGCCGGCTGGTGCGGCAGGGCTGGACGACGCTGGCCGAGGCCGCCGAGGGCCGTGGCCAGCAGGACCGCCAGCGCTTCGCCGCACGCATGCTCGATCTGCTGGGGCTGCTGGCGCCGCGGCTGGCCGCAACACCGGAAGGCAGCGACATCGCTTCGGTGGACATGCTGACCGAGGCGCGGGTGGGCCTGAACATCCTGCAGTTGCGCCGCGCGCGGCTGGACCTGCCCGAGCGCAGTCGCGAGGCGGTCGAGCACATCCTGGACGACCTGGCCACCCACTACCGCCGGCAGGTGGCCGCGCGTCGCCCGCTGCCGGGCAGCGAGGGGCTGCGCGAACGCCTGGATGCCTCGCTGGGCCGCGTCGGCAGCGTGGCGGCAAGCAAGGCCCGCGACGAAGCCCTGATGGGCCTGGTCGGTCTGCGCTTTGCCCTGTTCCCGGAGGCGAAACTGCTGGCGCCGGAACTGCCGGCGGCCGGGGCGACCTCCGCCTGA
- a CDS encoding 2OG-Fe dioxygenase family protein has protein sequence MQLRHADKRLQHHAPQRAQALAIQDTHTPLTARCLPFLETTMAIAAAASDALPASAPPPTLHALHCHGQPLPLPRQRSPWPQLFTLDQLGLSPCLLDTLAAHADALSWDVYDVGQRRRRLLKRHYGILQAPVRTLLDSWDGSEQHAAWPLLLDALPSMLRAAVLRVAPHRRRALRKYVLHRVAPACWEVQPLDDAHFEQPASGDRPPRRTFALLPTALACDPDLLRLLAGIAETVHQRCDAVRLAVSLHQMLTLARPHGMAEPAPEGVHQDGADYIVSALVIRRRNIGGGNSRVYHGHGGRLLLSHTLVEGQGLFQPDEGSPLWHEVTAIHADSDAGGERMILGLDIHVLPAGAA, from the coding sequence ATGCAGCTGCGCCACGCGGACAAGCGGCTGCAACACCACGCACCGCAGCGTGCGCAGGCGCTGGCTATACAGGACACGCACACGCCACTGACGGCGCGCTGCCTTCCGTTCCTGGAGACCACCATGGCCATTGCTGCCGCCGCGTCCGATGCGCTGCCCGCATCGGCGCCGCCCCCGACCCTGCACGCCCTGCACTGCCACGGCCAACCGCTGCCACTGCCCCGCCAGCGCAGCCCATGGCCACAACTGTTCACGCTCGACCAGCTCGGCCTGTCACCGTGCCTGCTGGATACGCTGGCTGCCCATGCCGATGCCCTGAGCTGGGACGTCTACGATGTGGGGCAACGCCGCCGGCGCCTGCTGAAACGCCACTACGGCATCCTGCAAGCACCGGTACGCACCCTGCTGGACAGCTGGGATGGCAGCGAGCAGCACGCGGCGTGGCCGTTGCTGCTGGACGCCCTGCCTTCGATGCTGCGTGCGGCCGTGCTGCGCGTGGCACCGCACCGACGGCGTGCCCTGCGCAAGTACGTGCTGCACCGCGTGGCACCGGCCTGCTGGGAGGTGCAGCCGCTGGACGATGCGCACTTCGAACAGCCCGCCAGCGGTGACCGGCCGCCGCGCCGGACCTTCGCGCTGCTGCCGACGGCGCTGGCCTGCGATCCGGACCTGCTGCGCCTGCTGGCCGGCATCGCCGAGACGGTGCACCAGCGCTGCGATGCGGTGCGGCTGGCGGTATCGCTGCACCAGATGCTGACCCTGGCCCGCCCGCATGGCATGGCCGAGCCGGCACCGGAGGGCGTGCACCAGGATGGGGCCGACTACATCGTGTCGGCGCTGGTGATCCGCCGCCGCAACATCGGCGGCGGCAACTCGCGGGTCTACCACGGCCACGGCGGCCGCCTGCTGCTGTCGCACACGCTGGTGGAAGGCCAGGGCCTGTTCCAGCCCGACGAAGGCTCACCGCTGTGGCATGAAGTGACCGCCATCCATGCCGACAGTGACGCCGGGGGCGAGCGGATGATCCTGGGCCTGGACATCCATGTGCTGCCGGCAGGTGCCGCATGA
- a CDS encoding lysozyme: protein MNAMTLSPQGIDWLKQVEGQRLQPYDDQNGKAIDHWVTGATVGYGHLIAREEWATLGRGVTLAEAEQLLRKDLAPFEQTVNRSVKASLAQHQFDALVILCFNIGGGNFGRSSVLKLVNDPHVATPYANLQAAWMAWTRSQGKVMKGLVNRRGAEWRMYSNGSYDHW from the coding sequence ATGAATGCAATGACGTTGAGCCCACAGGGCATCGACTGGCTCAAGCAGGTGGAAGGCCAGCGGCTGCAACCCTACGACGACCAGAACGGCAAGGCGATCGACCATTGGGTGACCGGCGCGACCGTCGGCTACGGGCACCTGATCGCCCGCGAGGAATGGGCGACCCTGGGCCGGGGCGTCACCCTGGCCGAAGCCGAACAGCTGCTGCGCAAGGACCTGGCACCGTTCGAGCAGACGGTCAACCGCAGCGTGAAGGCCAGCCTGGCCCAGCACCAGTTCGATGCGCTGGTGATCCTGTGCTTCAACATCGGCGGTGGCAACTTCGGCCGCTCGTCGGTACTCAAGCTGGTCAACGACCCGCACGTGGCCACGCCCTATGCCAACCTGCAGGCCGCCTGGATGGCCTGGACGCGTTCGCAGGGCAAGGTGATGAAAGGACTGGTCAACCGCCGGGGCGCCGAATGGCGCATGTACAGCAACGGCAGCTACGACCACTGGTAA
- a CDS encoding DUF2589 domain-containing protein, whose translation MSELVNISSQFKGLPMSDLIGGPLTAACDSQIKLAQATASFIRSVGFLPPDPANADPNAVGATRTALFRFKRPVDNLDPATKAAQPFAEEEVELEVPLLAIVKVPNLSIQKVDINFEMEVKSSFSAKESSDYSASLQAEMKVGWGIFSAKVNIQGSVASHKENARSSDNSAKYTVSVLAEDTGMPEGLARVMDILQTATAPRKVSAPVPVAA comes from the coding sequence ATGAGCGAATTGGTCAACATCTCCAGCCAGTTCAAGGGCCTGCCGATGAGCGATCTCATCGGTGGCCCGTTGACGGCCGCCTGCGACTCGCAGATCAAGCTGGCCCAGGCCACCGCCAGCTTCATCCGCTCGGTCGGCTTCCTGCCGCCGGACCCGGCCAATGCCGATCCCAACGCCGTTGGTGCCACCCGTACCGCACTGTTCCGCTTCAAGCGCCCGGTCGACAACCTCGACCCGGCCACCAAGGCGGCGCAGCCGTTCGCCGAAGAAGAAGTGGAACTGGAAGTGCCGCTGCTGGCCATCGTCAAGGTGCCCAACCTGAGCATCCAGAAGGTGGACATCAACTTCGAGATGGAAGTGAAGTCCTCGTTCTCGGCCAAGGAATCCAGCGACTACTCGGCCAGCCTGCAGGCCGAGATGAAGGTCGGCTGGGGCATCTTCTCGGCCAAGGTGAACATCCAGGGCTCGGTGGCCTCGCACAAGGAAAACGCGCGCAGCTCGGACAACTCGGCCAAGTACACCGTGTCGGTGCTGGCCGAGGACACCGGCATGCCCGAAGGCCTGGCACGCGTGATGGACATCCTGCAGACCGCTACCGCACCGCGCAAGGTCAGCGCACCGGTGCCCGTGGCCGCATAA
- a CDS encoding DUF2589 domain-containing protein, giving the protein MTFHSLIEALAGAVIEAQDSIEMHQLSNLRDFFDEDNRPRSVTIRLPSQHPQAEEGDEDLYRAPLLPLVSTNNLRIREVEISFDADLADLGTEDPDVPAPGAADAWESPRPAARHVGLDTGRGKGVGNVHVQLRVEGTEPTDGAARLMNHLAQSQGVFKTIKAT; this is encoded by the coding sequence ATGACTTTCCACAGTTTGATCGAAGCACTGGCCGGGGCCGTCATCGAAGCCCAGGACAGCATCGAGATGCACCAGCTTTCCAACCTGCGCGACTTCTTCGATGAAGACAACCGGCCCAGGAGCGTCACCATCCGTTTGCCCTCGCAGCACCCCCAGGCCGAGGAAGGCGATGAAGACCTCTACCGCGCCCCGCTGTTGCCCCTGGTCTCCACCAACAACCTGCGCATCCGGGAAGTGGAGATCAGTTTCGACGCGGACCTGGCGGACCTGGGGACCGAGGATCCGGACGTGCCTGCGCCGGGCGCGGCGGATGCCTGGGAGTCGCCGCGGCCGGCGGCGCGACATGTAGGACTGGATACCGGCCGCGGCAAGGGCGTGGGCAACGTACACGTGCAGCTGCGCGTGGAAGGCACCGAGCCGACCGATGGCGCGGCGCGGTTGATGAACCACCTGGCGCAGAGCCAGGGGGTCTTCAAGACCATCAAGGCAACCTGA
- a CDS encoding AraC family transcriptional regulator has translation MEFFQRSLELIPPHTGQSPEGADGHDDGDGQRLAWSLALFSHMHHCSCAGMDPASADDAWEALLARTRIRPHGTAAARLVERARHWIEGHADDETLSVDQLASALNMSRTSLHRKLVASIGHPPGELIRLVRLQLARRLLCEGEGNVSDVAYAVGFVSLSGFSRAYRHHYGEPPSSMRGSPPRAPATRR, from the coding sequence ATGGAGTTCTTCCAGCGAAGTCTTGAGCTCATCCCCCCGCACACCGGGCAATCGCCCGAGGGCGCCGATGGCCATGACGATGGCGATGGGCAGCGCCTGGCATGGAGCCTGGCCCTGTTCTCGCACATGCACCACTGCAGCTGCGCTGGGATGGACCCTGCTTCGGCCGACGATGCGTGGGAGGCGCTGCTGGCACGTACGCGCATCCGTCCGCATGGCACGGCAGCGGCACGCCTGGTCGAACGCGCACGGCACTGGATCGAAGGCCATGCCGATGATGAAACGCTGTCGGTGGACCAGCTGGCGTCGGCACTGAACATGTCGCGCACCAGCCTGCACCGCAAGCTGGTGGCCAGCATCGGCCATCCGCCCGGCGAACTGATCCGGCTGGTGCGCCTGCAGCTGGCGCGTCGCCTGCTGTGCGAAGGCGAAGGCAACGTATCGGATGTGGCCTATGCGGTGGGCTTTGTCAGCCTGTCCGGCTTCAGCCGTGCCTACCGCCACCACTACGGTGAGCCGCCATCGAGCATGCGCGGCAGCCCACCCCGTGCACCTGCAACCCGGCGCTAA
- the recD gene encoding exodeoxyribonuclease V subunit alpha yields MSLLKELHQKGQLRTLDHALATSLQRLREDTPDSVALAAALASLAVSQGHAAFDPARPQRLLEGVPEWPEAEHWLAQLRTSPWVATPDQAEAVAEDAPLVLENGLLYLRRYREYERQLAVGLQRIGRYPLPAPDMAALAPLFAQLFPQALGGEDHQARAAGVTLRHPLALVTGGPGTGKTTTIARLLLLLAAQARQAGQPLPAVALAAPTGRAAERMAESLRLAVQRLQAQGLEPALCAALPSTGTTLHRLLGVIPDSPRFRHDADNPLPVEVVVVDEASMIDLPMMAKLVDAIASGTRLILLGDSDQLPSVEAGNVLGAILQASGDGIGTRTDDAQALRDLLAPPSLQPPAAPRAFAGRRVQLQRGYRQSAALDLAPLAHAVRSGDTATALQLLRDGGLAGVQFHEGEADPLRGQREHLLGHWRALADATDPALALQQAGRVRVLTALREGPQGARGLNSRIEQLLAGTTPGYFQGRLLLVTENSYRHRLFNGDIGICLRDERGAMVAWFPGDAAGLPRAFHPAALPAHESAFAMTVHKAQGSEFDEVWLQLPRQDSRVLSRELVYTGLTRARQRLHVAASHAVLAAALARHASRMGGLAWRLGADDAAAPAMLAPALAGAAVQGQLF; encoded by the coding sequence ATGAGCCTGCTGAAGGAGCTGCACCAGAAGGGCCAGCTGCGCACCCTTGATCATGCATTGGCGACCAGCCTGCAGCGGCTGCGCGAGGACACGCCGGACAGCGTGGCGCTGGCGGCTGCGCTGGCGTCGCTGGCGGTGTCGCAGGGGCATGCTGCTTTCGACCCGGCGCGACCGCAGCGCCTGCTGGAAGGCGTGCCGGAATGGCCGGAGGCGGAGCACTGGCTGGCACAGCTGCGCACCTCGCCATGGGTGGCCACCCCGGACCAGGCCGAGGCTGTCGCCGAAGACGCACCGCTGGTGCTGGAAAACGGCCTGCTCTACCTGCGCCGCTACCGTGAGTACGAGCGCCAGCTGGCGGTCGGCCTGCAGCGCATCGGCCGGTATCCGCTGCCGGCGCCGGACATGGCGGCGCTGGCACCGTTGTTCGCGCAGCTGTTCCCGCAGGCATTGGGCGGCGAGGATCACCAGGCCCGCGCGGCCGGCGTGACCCTGCGCCATCCGCTGGCGCTGGTCACCGGCGGCCCCGGCACCGGCAAGACCACCACCATCGCCCGCCTGTTGCTGCTGCTGGCGGCACAGGCCCGGCAGGCGGGGCAGCCGCTGCCGGCAGTGGCGTTGGCCGCACCTACCGGCCGTGCCGCCGAGCGCATGGCCGAGAGCCTGCGCCTGGCCGTGCAGCGCCTTCAGGCGCAGGGGCTGGAGCCGGCGCTGTGCGCGGCCCTGCCCAGTACCGGTACCACGCTGCACCGCCTGCTTGGGGTGATCCCGGATTCACCACGCTTCCGCCACGATGCCGACAACCCGCTGCCGGTGGAGGTGGTGGTGGTCGATGAAGCATCGATGATCGATCTGCCGATGATGGCCAAGCTGGTCGATGCCATCGCCAGTGGCACCCGCCTGATCCTGCTGGGCGACTCCGACCAGCTGCCTTCGGTCGAAGCGGGCAACGTACTCGGTGCGATCCTGCAGGCCAGCGGTGATGGCATCGGTACCCGTACCGACGATGCGCAGGCCCTGCGCGACCTGCTGGCTCCGCCCAGCCTGCAGCCACCGGCCGCACCACGCGCCTTTGCCGGCCGCCGCGTGCAGCTGCAGCGCGGCTACCGGCAGAGCGCTGCGCTGGACCTGGCACCGCTGGCGCATGCCGTGCGCAGCGGCGATACCGCGACGGCCCTGCAGCTGCTGCGCGATGGCGGGCTGGCAGGCGTGCAGTTCCACGAAGGTGAGGCCGACCCGCTGCGCGGCCAGCGCGAGCATCTGCTGGGCCACTGGCGCGCACTGGCCGATGCCACCGATCCAGCGCTCGCGCTGCAGCAGGCCGGCCGCGTGCGCGTGCTGACCGCATTGCGTGAAGGCCCGCAGGGAGCACGTGGCCTCAACAGCCGCATCGAGCAGCTGCTGGCCGGCACCACGCCGGGCTACTTCCAGGGCCGGCTGTTGCTGGTGACCGAAAACAGCTATCGGCATCGCCTGTTCAACGGTGACATCGGCATCTGCCTGCGCGACGAGCGCGGTGCCATGGTCGCCTGGTTCCCCGGCGACGCGGCGGGCCTGCCGCGTGCCTTCCACCCGGCGGCATTGCCCGCGCATGAAAGTGCGTTCGCGATGACGGTGCACAAGGCGCAGGGGTCGGAGTTCGACGAGGTGTGGCTGCAGCTGCCGCGGCAGGACAGCCGCGTGCTGTCGCGTGAACTGGTCTATACCGGCCTGACCCGCGCACGCCAGCGTCTTCACGTGGCAGCCAGCCATGCGGTGCTGGCCGCAGCGCTGGCGCGCCATGCCAGCCGCATGGGGGGGCTGGCGTGGCGGCTGGGTGCCGATGATGCCGCAGCGCCGGCCATGCTGGCGCCGGCCTTAGCCGGTGCCGCTGTGCAAGGCCAGTTGTTCTGA
- the recB gene encoding exodeoxyribonuclease V subunit beta — protein sequence MNTAIAGDGIGSDPYLALPLEGIGLIEASAGTGKTFTLATLFTRLVVEQGLRIGQVLAVTFTDAATQELRKRIRERLALAARLVDLAPAEGEAPDVRLTREVLQRHLQHGSESAAALKRRLQVAADEIDLASIFTIHGFCTRVLREHALESGHTFDPPELLASDRELLEELAADLWRVHANDPATLEPLTWLWSTPEALAADLRALLAAPPLHPLPQPVAQADQSPALQVTAAELQQAVHAHGAAFFADLCTAVENKWLNGVSYKLSWLQPLSRQLQAWAERADPRELLASERLPALLPDMLADKTNKKFPDRTPSSPLQVPLARYVALLAERDAWLRATALNFLHALRDEATQRLQALKRTRRVQTYDDLIDGVAQALEGPQRLALVRQLRAQYRIALVDEFQDTDDRQWGIFHTVFGDSPEVRELGLAPALFLIGDPKQAIYGFRGGDIHTYLKAKQVAQQAPALDQNFRSRPAVLRALQALYDNGGEDAFLERDIQFEPVRPGGVRTDDDYLRDGHAAAALTLRVLRSGGDKAMSADASRDAATRACVAAIHQTLVDARAGRAVLHGQPVQPGDIAVLVRSHREATLVQRALAAVGIPAVAAGKQSLFATSEARDLRALLLALLQPADEGRLRAVLATVLLGQRASAIAAMDHEGGLQQRFQAQLLHWRERWQRGGPFAVVADVCAAQGERLLALIDGERRLTNYLQLGELLQEASAQALGMHGLLDWLQGQMASADQDDEQQLLRLESDARRVQIITLHKSKGLEYPLVFLPFVGIDGGAPGTASHCTVHVGGQRQLHWKLDKDEAWEAASTQREREQRAEDARLLYVGLTRAEHALWIAIGDLAGLGRTRLAPLLGDLQALRAQADVHIDDSEVPTALPQLPADVEGELPAVRALARRVPHDWWVYSFTQLAHADAGADGDIDAAATELPAPAADEPAGPELPLEPALPEPAAATEDSMPVDPRFMGSRFGNVLHEAMENVDFAAWGGWQPGQQAPEGQAGVLRKALHDEGYADVDLDDGVAVLVPLVGHTLTVPLPEGGALHSLAEGERRAEIDFHFAIEPTTVPALLQVLHAYGISAARRGFGRRRRLEGLMTGMIDLTYVRDGRWYVLDYKSNRLPGYSPDLLAIAMRHSEYDLQALIYTVALHRWLRFRLGAAYDYERDMGGIRYLFCRGLDGTGNGVHVDRFPLALVDALDALFAGGGQAQAELAARARGAHA from the coding sequence ATGAACACCGCCATCGCAGGTGACGGCATCGGCAGCGACCCCTACCTGGCCCTGCCGCTGGAGGGCATCGGCCTGATCGAGGCCAGCGCGGGTACCGGCAAGACCTTCACCCTGGCCACGCTGTTCACCCGCTTGGTGGTGGAACAGGGCCTGCGCATCGGCCAGGTGCTGGCGGTGACCTTCACCGATGCGGCCACCCAGGAGCTGCGCAAGCGCATCCGCGAGCGCCTGGCGCTGGCCGCGCGCCTGGTCGATCTGGCACCTGCCGAAGGCGAAGCACCGGATGTGCGGCTGACCCGCGAGGTGCTGCAGCGTCATCTGCAGCATGGCAGTGAAAGCGCGGCGGCATTGAAGCGCCGCCTGCAGGTTGCCGCTGACGAGATCGATCTGGCCTCCATCTTCACCATCCACGGCTTCTGCACCCGCGTGCTGCGCGAACATGCGCTGGAAAGCGGCCATACCTTCGATCCGCCGGAACTGCTGGCCAGCGACCGTGAGCTGCTGGAGGAACTGGCGGCGGACCTGTGGCGGGTGCACGCCAATGACCCGGCGACGCTGGAACCGCTGACCTGGCTGTGGTCCACCCCGGAGGCGCTGGCCGCCGACCTGCGCGCGCTGCTGGCCGCGCCGCCGTTGCACCCGTTGCCGCAGCCGGTGGCGCAGGCCGATCAGTCCCCGGCACTGCAGGTGACCGCTGCCGAACTGCAGCAGGCCGTGCACGCGCACGGTGCGGCGTTTTTCGCCGACCTGTGCACGGCGGTGGAGAACAAGTGGCTCAACGGGGTGTCGTACAAACTGAGCTGGCTGCAGCCGTTGTCGCGGCAGCTGCAGGCCTGGGCCGAGCGCGCCGATCCGCGTGAGCTGCTGGCCAGCGAGCGCCTGCCGGCACTGCTGCCGGACATGCTGGCCGACAAGACCAACAAGAAATTCCCCGACCGCACGCCATCGTCGCCATTGCAGGTGCCGTTGGCGCGCTATGTCGCGCTGCTGGCCGAACGCGATGCCTGGCTGCGTGCCACCGCGTTGAACTTCCTGCACGCGCTTCGCGACGAAGCCACGCAGCGCCTGCAGGCACTGAAGCGCACGCGCCGGGTGCAGACCTACGACGATCTGATCGACGGCGTGGCGCAGGCGCTGGAAGGCCCGCAGCGGCTGGCGCTGGTCAGGCAGCTGCGCGCGCAGTACCGCATCGCGCTGGTCGATGAGTTCCAGGACACCGACGATCGTCAGTGGGGCATCTTCCATACCGTGTTCGGTGATTCGCCGGAGGTGCGTGAACTCGGCCTGGCGCCGGCGCTGTTCCTGATCGGTGACCCGAAGCAGGCCATCTACGGCTTCCGTGGCGGCGACATCCATACCTACCTGAAGGCCAAGCAGGTGGCGCAGCAGGCGCCGGCGCTGGACCAGAACTTCCGCTCGCGACCAGCCGTGCTGCGTGCATTGCAGGCGCTGTATGACAACGGTGGCGAAGATGCCTTCCTCGAACGCGACATCCAGTTCGAACCGGTGCGTCCCGGTGGCGTACGTACCGATGACGATTACCTGCGTGATGGCCATGCCGCCGCCGCATTGACCCTGCGCGTGCTGCGCAGTGGTGGCGACAAGGCGATGAGTGCCGATGCTTCGCGGGACGCGGCGACGCGGGCCTGTGTCGCCGCCATCCACCAGACGCTGGTGGATGCACGTGCCGGCCGCGCCGTGCTGCACGGGCAGCCTGTGCAGCCGGGTGACATCGCGGTGCTGGTGCGTTCGCACCGCGAGGCGACCCTGGTGCAGCGCGCACTGGCGGCGGTGGGGATTCCGGCGGTGGCGGCCGGCAAGCAGAGCCTGTTTGCCACCAGCGAGGCGCGGGACCTGCGCGCGCTGCTGCTTGCGCTGCTGCAGCCGGCCGATGAAGGCCGCCTGCGCGCGGTGCTGGCCACCGTCCTGCTTGGCCAGCGCGCCAGCGCGATTGCGGCGATGGACCATGAGGGGGGCCTGCAACAGCGATTCCAGGCGCAGCTGCTGCACTGGCGCGAGCGCTGGCAACGCGGCGGACCGTTCGCGGTGGTCGCCGATGTGTGTGCCGCACAGGGCGAGCGCCTGCTGGCGCTGATCGATGGCGAGCGCCGCCTGACCAACTACCTGCAACTGGGTGAGCTGCTGCAGGAAGCCTCGGCGCAGGCACTGGGCATGCATGGCCTGCTGGACTGGCTGCAGGGGCAGATGGCCAGCGCCGACCAGGATGACGAGCAGCAGCTGCTGCGCCTGGAATCGGACGCACGCCGGGTGCAGATCATCACCCTGCACAAGAGCAAGGGGCTGGAGTATCCGCTGGTGTTCCTTCCGTTCGTCGGCATCGATGGCGGTGCACCGGGCACGGCCTCGCACTGCACCGTGCATGTGGGGGGGCAGCGCCAGCTGCACTGGAAGCTGGACAAGGACGAGGCCTGGGAAGCGGCCAGCACCCAGCGCGAGCGGGAGCAGCGCGCCGAGGACGCACGCCTGCTGTATGTCGGCCTGACCCGTGCCGAGCATGCACTGTGGATCGCCATCGGTGACCTTGCCGGCCTGGGCAGGACCCGGTTGGCACCGTTGCTGGGCGACCTCCAGGCGCTGCGTGCGCAGGCCGATGTGCACATCGATGACAGCGAGGTGCCCACCGCGCTGCCACAGCTGCCGGCCGACGTGGAAGGCGAGCTGCCGGCGGTGCGCGCACTGGCACGGCGCGTTCCGCATGACTGGTGGGTGTACAGCTTCACCCAGCTGGCCCATGCCGATGCCGGCGCGGACGGCGATATCGACGCGGCTGCCACCGAACTGCCGGCCCCGGCGGCCGATGAACCGGCCGGCCCGGAACTGCCGCTGGAGCCGGCCTTGCCGGAACCGGCCGCCGCCACTGAAGACAGCATGCCGGTCGATCCGCGCTTCATGGGCAGCCGCTTCGGCAACGTGCTGCACGAAGCGATGGAGAACGTCGACTTCGCCGCATGGGGGGGATGGCAACCCGGCCAGCAGGCGCCGGAAGGCCAGGCCGGGGTGCTGCGCAAGGCGCTGCACGACGAAGGCTATGCCGACGTCGATCTGGACGATGGCGTGGCCGTGCTGGTACCACTGGTTGGCCACACGCTGACCGTGCCGCTGCCCGAAGGCGGGGCGCTGCACAGCCTGGCCGAAGGCGAGCGCCGGGCGGAAATCGACTTCCATTTCGCCATCGAACCGACCACCGTACCGGCGCTGCTGCAGGTCCTGCACGCGTATGGCATTTCCGCCGCGCGTCGTGGCTTTGGCCGGCGCCGGCGGCTGGAAGGGCTGATGACCGGCATGATCGACCTCACCTATGTGCGCGATGGCCGCTGGTACGTGCTCGACTACAAATCCAACCGCTTGCCCGGCTACAGCCCGGACCTGCTGGCCATCGCCATGCGCCACAGCGAATACGACCTGCAGGCGCTGATCTATACCGTGGCGCTGCACCGCTGGCTGCGTTTCCGCCTGGGCGCGGCCTACGACTACGAGCGCGACATGGGCGGCATCCGCTACCTGTTCTGCCGTGGCCTGGATGGCACCGGCAACGGCGTGCATGTGGACCGCTTCCCGCTGGCACTGGTGGATGCACTGGACGCGCTGTTCGCCGGTGGCGGGCAGGCCCAGGCCGAACTGGCCGCGCGTGCCCGTGGAGCCCACGCATGA